From a region of the Leptospira kmetyi serovar Malaysia str. Bejo-Iso9 genome:
- the lepB gene encoding signal peptidase I, with the protein MSRSSSNQEKEKRERIKSVLKQAGIGLLIGASFAFLIRYFLIFPFTLETNEMSPAFSSGKRIYFSRFVDRSNLYLGDLVLVKHPTQTGKVVFSRISGKPGDTVQMKNKILFRNNNPEDVAGAGQGFQLQFEDKRGPFPASFSGRDNSEPLILKDRDYFLLCDNRDSCSDSRDFGPIPIENILGKAL; encoded by the coding sequence ATGAGCAGAAGTTCGTCCAACCAGGAAAAAGAAAAAAGGGAAAGGATCAAATCCGTTCTCAAACAGGCGGGAATCGGACTTTTGATCGGCGCGTCCTTCGCGTTTCTCATCCGATACTTTTTGATTTTTCCGTTCACGTTGGAAACAAACGAGATGTCTCCGGCCTTTTCCTCCGGAAAAAGAATTTATTTCTCCCGTTTTGTGGACCGATCCAATCTCTACTTAGGCGATTTGGTTTTGGTGAAACATCCGACTCAAACCGGAAAAGTCGTCTTCTCGAGAATTTCCGGAAAACCAGGCGACACCGTTCAGATGAAGAATAAGATTCTTTTTCGCAACAACAACCCAGAAGACGTCGCAGGTGCGGGCCAAGGATTTCAACTCCAGTTCGAAGACAAGCGCGGTCCGTTTCCCGCGAGTTTTTCGGGAAGAGACAACTCGGAACCTTTGATTTTAAAAGACAGGGATTACTTTCTTCTTTGCGACAACCGCGATTCCTGTTCCGATTCCAGAGATTTCGGTCCGATTCCGATCGAGAATATTCTCGGGAAAGCTCTCTGA
- a CDS encoding PAS domain-containing sensor histidine kinase produces MKHSELTFQLMVESVPNAIVLLNRDGKIVYINKEAEKLFEYDRTELIGQFVEELLPVRYRKNHPAFRNSFFDSPKVRPMGAGRDLFGLKKSGVEFPVEIGLNPVVTADGTLVLASIIDITERKKAEQRFRLVVESAPNAMVLVNWEGTISFVNEQTEKLFGYEREELIGVKLEILLPERFRHDHPDRRNEFFQNPSVRSMGAGRELFARRKNGSEVQVEIGLNPIDTDEGPMVLASIIDITERKNQEGILIRKNELEVKNKELEQFAFLASHDLQEPLRTVSNYIQILEEDHAKDFNEDAARHLKTIDQATKRMSVLVKALLMYARIGRDQKLNYTDLNRILSEVFADLENTIVQSGAKIKSDDLPSLHVYEIELRQLFQNLISNAIKFSKADVQPEVEIRCKQEGEFWTFSVRDNGIGIDPKHLDRIFFIFQRLHIKEEYEGHGIGLAHCKKIVELHGGRIWVESSPQKGSTFYFNIPITINL; encoded by the coding sequence ATGAAACATTCGGAGCTTACATTCCAATTGATGGTCGAATCCGTTCCGAACGCGATCGTATTGCTGAACCGGGACGGAAAGATCGTTTATATCAACAAGGAGGCCGAAAAACTTTTCGAATACGACCGAACCGAATTGATCGGTCAATTCGTGGAGGAACTTCTTCCCGTTCGTTACCGCAAAAATCACCCGGCGTTTCGGAATTCTTTTTTCGATTCTCCCAAGGTTCGTCCTATGGGAGCGGGAAGAGATCTGTTCGGCTTAAAAAAAAGCGGAGTCGAATTTCCGGTGGAAATCGGTTTGAATCCGGTCGTCACCGCGGACGGAACCTTGGTGCTCGCGTCGATCATCGATATCACCGAACGTAAAAAAGCGGAACAAAGATTCCGGCTCGTAGTCGAGTCCGCTCCGAACGCGATGGTTCTCGTAAATTGGGAAGGAACGATCTCCTTCGTAAACGAACAAACCGAAAAACTTTTCGGATACGAAAGGGAAGAATTGATCGGCGTTAAATTGGAAATTCTTTTGCCGGAAAGGTTTCGTCACGATCATCCGGATCGCAGAAACGAATTCTTCCAAAATCCTTCCGTACGATCGATGGGCGCCGGAAGAGAATTGTTTGCGCGCAGAAAAAACGGAAGCGAGGTTCAAGTCGAAATCGGTTTGAATCCGATCGACACGGACGAAGGCCCGATGGTTCTCGCGTCCATCATCGACATCACGGAAAGAAAAAATCAGGAAGGAATTCTCATCCGTAAAAACGAACTCGAAGTAAAAAACAAGGAACTGGAACAATTCGCATTCTTAGCTTCCCACGATTTGCAGGAACCTCTTAGAACCGTTTCGAACTACATTCAAATTTTGGAAGAGGATCACGCAAAGGATTTCAACGAAGACGCGGCGAGACATCTCAAAACGATCGATCAAGCCACGAAAAGAATGAGCGTCTTGGTGAAAGCCCTTCTTATGTATGCGAGAATCGGACGCGATCAAAAACTAAACTACACGGATTTAAACCGAATTCTTTCCGAGGTTTTCGCGGATCTCGAAAACACGATCGTTCAGTCGGGCGCCAAGATCAAATCGGACGATCTTCCGAGTCTCCACGTCTATGAAATCGAACTCAGACAGCTGTTTCAAAATCTAATCTCGAACGCGATCAAGTTCTCAAAGGCGGACGTTCAACCGGAAGTCGAAATCCGATGCAAACAAGAAGGAGAATTCTGGACCTTTTCGGTTCGAGACAACGGAATCGGAATCGATCCCAAACATCTGGATCGAATCTTCTTTATCTTTCAAAGACTTCACATCAAGGAAGAATACGAAGGCCACGGAATCGGCTTGGCTCATTGCAAAAAAATCGTAGAATTACACGGAGGCCGGATCTGGGTGGAATCTTCTCCGCAAAAGGGAAGCACGTTCTATTTCAATATTCCGATTACGATCAACCTATGA
- a CDS encoding response regulator: MTNPRLNCILLIDDNKDDNFFHERVIRKGNYAETVIAKQSAQEALDYLKNKSFNSSPHPDLIFLDINMPGMNGWEFLEEYKQLDRELQATMIVVMLTTSENPDDKSKFGGFGSTSDFKTKPLTNAMLDEILQRHFS, from the coding sequence ATGACAAATCCAAGATTAAACTGTATCCTTCTCATCGACGACAACAAGGACGATAACTTTTTTCATGAAAGAGTGATCCGAAAAGGGAACTACGCGGAAACCGTAATCGCCAAACAATCCGCTCAGGAAGCGTTGGATTATCTAAAAAACAAATCTTTCAATTCGAGTCCCCATCCCGATCTGATTTTTTTGGATATCAATATGCCCGGAATGAACGGCTGGGAATTTTTGGAAGAATACAAACAACTCGACCGCGAACTTCAAGCCACGATGATCGTCGTGATGTTGACCACTTCGGAAAACCCGGACGACAAAAGCAAATTCGGCGGTTTCGGTTCTACTTCGGATTTTAAAACGAAACCTCTCACGAACGCGATGCTCGACGAGATTCTACAAAGGCATTTTTCCTAA
- the gap gene encoding type I glyceraldehyde-3-phosphate dehydrogenase, with product MTRIAINGFGRIGRLVFRAGIKDPNLEFVAINDLVTPDNLAYLLKYDSTHGRFQGTVEHTEKELIVDGKKILCVSERDPEKLPWKDLKVDYVIESTGLFTDRAGAEKHIKAGAKKVVISAPAKDKDIPTFVMGVNNEKYNAATDHIVSNASCTTNCLAPITKVVLDNFGIEEGLMTTIHATTATQPTVDGPSKKDFRGGRGAMQNIIPASTGAAKAVGLCIPEVNGKLTGMSFRVPTPDVSVVDLTVRTTKETSLKEISAKMKEASEGSMKGILGYTEDMVVSNDFVSSTLSSIFDMDACIELNSKFFKLVSWYDNEMGYSNRVLDLVRFMAKKG from the coding sequence ATGACCAGAATAGCCATCAACGGATTTGGAAGAATCGGAAGACTCGTTTTCCGTGCAGGAATCAAAGACCCCAATCTGGAATTTGTCGCAATCAATGATTTAGTTACTCCTGACAACCTGGCCTACCTACTCAAATACGATTCCACTCACGGAAGATTTCAAGGAACCGTAGAACACACCGAGAAAGAACTCATCGTAGACGGAAAAAAAATCCTCTGCGTTTCCGAAAGAGATCCTGAAAAACTTCCCTGGAAAGATCTGAAAGTGGACTACGTGATCGAATCCACCGGACTTTTTACGGACAGAGCCGGAGCGGAAAAACACATCAAAGCCGGTGCGAAAAAAGTCGTGATCTCCGCTCCCGCAAAAGACAAGGACATCCCTACTTTCGTAATGGGAGTCAACAACGAGAAATACAACGCAGCCACCGATCACATCGTGTCTAACGCGTCCTGCACTACGAACTGCCTCGCGCCGATCACAAAAGTTGTTCTCGACAACTTCGGAATCGAAGAAGGTTTGATGACCACGATCCACGCGACCACCGCGACCCAACCTACCGTCGACGGTCCTTCGAAAAAGGATTTCCGCGGAGGAAGAGGAGCGATGCAAAACATCATTCCTGCGTCTACCGGCGCGGCAAAAGCGGTCGGACTTTGTATTCCCGAAGTAAACGGAAAATTGACCGGTATGTCTTTTAGAGTTCCGACTCCGGACGTTTCGGTTGTGGACTTAACCGTAAGAACCACCAAAGAAACTTCTTTGAAAGAAATTTCCGCAAAGATGAAAGAAGCTTCGGAAGGTTCCATGAAAGGAATTCTCGGTTACACCGAAGACATGGTGGTTTCCAACGACTTCGTAAGTTCCACTCTTTCTTCCATCTTCGACATGGACGCTTGTATCGAACTCAATTCGAAATTTTTCAAACTCGTTTCCTGGTATGACAACGAGATGGGTTACTCCAACCGAGTTCTCGATCTCGTTCGTTTTATGGCGAAGAAAGGTTAA
- a CDS encoding phosphoglycerate kinase, whose product MDLPRLENVDLSGKRVFLRVDFNVPIENGKVTDKTRIEKTLPTIELLLKKGARVIVASHLGRPKGQVNPEFSMAPVVEAFKGLVKANVHFSKTVIGDDAVKLSKELKDGEILVIENVRFHKEEEENEAGFSKKLAALADVYVNDAFGAAHRAHASTEGIAHLLPSYAGLLMHKEIVELSALLSKPARPFVAIIGGSKVSTKIKVLNNLFDKVNHILIGGGMAYTFLKSRAIPVGNSLVEKDFEVQAFQLIEKAGVAGVDLQLPVDHIIADQFSDKAKSKSVDKMGILEGWMGMDIGSKTVSNYEKIIKNAGTIFWNGPMGVFEMDKFASGTMAIAKAIAKSKAKTVVGGGDSIAAINKAGVADKITHISTGGGASLEFMEGRKLPGVEALLKKAEE is encoded by the coding sequence ATGGATTTACCTAGACTCGAAAACGTCGACCTCTCGGGAAAACGCGTTTTCCTGAGAGTGGACTTCAACGTTCCGATCGAGAACGGCAAGGTCACCGACAAAACCAGAATCGAAAAGACTCTTCCGACCATCGAACTCCTTCTGAAAAAAGGAGCGAGAGTAATCGTCGCGAGTCACCTCGGAAGACCGAAAGGACAAGTGAATCCCGAATTCTCCATGGCTCCGGTCGTGGAAGCGTTCAAAGGTCTTGTAAAAGCCAACGTTCACTTTTCCAAAACCGTGATCGGTGACGACGCGGTAAAACTTTCCAAGGAACTCAAAGACGGAGAAATTCTCGTGATCGAGAACGTCCGTTTTCATAAGGAAGAAGAAGAGAACGAAGCGGGTTTTTCCAAAAAACTCGCGGCTCTTGCGGACGTTTACGTGAACGACGCGTTCGGTGCGGCTCACAGAGCGCATGCTTCTACCGAAGGAATCGCACATCTTCTCCCTTCGTACGCGGGACTTTTGATGCACAAAGAGATCGTGGAACTTTCCGCTCTTCTTTCTAAACCGGCTCGTCCGTTTGTTGCGATCATCGGCGGTTCCAAGGTTTCCACGAAGATCAAGGTTCTCAACAATCTCTTCGACAAGGTGAATCACATTTTGATCGGAGGAGGAATGGCTTATACGTTTCTGAAGTCCAGAGCGATTCCGGTCGGAAATTCTCTCGTGGAAAAAGATTTCGAAGTTCAGGCCTTCCAGTTGATCGAAAAAGCCGGGGTTGCGGGAGTCGATCTTCAACTTCCCGTGGATCATATCATCGCGGATCAGTTCAGCGATAAAGCGAAGTCGAAGTCCGTGGACAAGATGGGAATCTTAGAAGGTTGGATGGGAATGGACATCGGTTCCAAAACCGTTTCCAATTACGAGAAGATCATCAAAAACGCGGGAACGATTTTTTGGAACGGACCGATGGGAGTTTTTGAAATGGATAAGTTCGCGAGCGGGACGATGGCCATTGCAAAAGCGATCGCTAAGTCCAAGGCTAAGACGGTCGTAGGCGGGGGAGATTCCATCGCGGCGATCAACAAGGCCGGTGTTGCGGACAAGATCACTCATATCTCCACAGGCGGAGGAGCTTCCCTCGAGTTTATGGAAGGAAGAAAACTTCCGGGCGTGGAAGCGCTTCTGAAAAAAGCGGAAGAATAA
- the tpiA gene encoding triose-phosphate isomerase, giving the protein MRKTVIAGNWKMNLSEKEAVSLAQSIKEKIPSVAKERISMVFPSTLHLASVAKILEGTGVIVGAQNCYHSGLAAFTGETSPDQLAEIGVKVVMIGHSERRQFLGESSSFCNEKVRFLLKNGFTALYCVGETLAERESGKTFEVIGSQIREGLKGIESNSFSNLILAYEPVWAIGTGKVATPAQAQEVHAFIRKEVAGLFVGASSVAESLSILYGGSVKPDNIKDLLKEKDIDGGLVGGASQKIDSYAGLF; this is encoded by the coding sequence ATGCGCAAGACAGTGATCGCCGGAAACTGGAAAATGAATCTCTCCGAAAAAGAAGCGGTTTCCTTGGCACAATCGATCAAGGAAAAAATTCCATCCGTAGCCAAAGAAAGAATTTCGATGGTGTTCCCTTCCACTCTGCACCTCGCAAGCGTAGCGAAAATTCTCGAAGGAACCGGAGTGATCGTCGGCGCACAGAACTGCTATCATTCCGGACTTGCGGCCTTCACCGGAGAAACCTCCCCCGATCAACTTGCAGAGATCGGAGTTAAGGTCGTGATGATCGGTCACTCCGAAAGAAGACAATTCTTAGGAGAATCCAGCTCCTTCTGCAACGAGAAGGTTCGTTTTCTTTTGAAGAACGGATTCACCGCTTTGTATTGTGTGGGAGAAACTCTCGCTGAGAGAGAATCCGGCAAAACCTTCGAGGTCATCGGTTCTCAAATCCGAGAAGGTCTAAAAGGAATCGAAAGCAATTCATTCTCCAATTTGATTCTTGCATACGAACCCGTTTGGGCGATCGGAACCGGAAAGGTTGCAACCCCCGCGCAGGCTCAGGAAGTGCACGCGTTTATCCGCAAAGAAGTCGCGGGACTTTTTGTGGGAGCTTCTTCCGTCGCAGAATCTCTTTCGATTCTCTACGGAGGTTCGGTCAAACCGGACAATATTAAGGATCTCTTAAAGGAAAAGGACATAGACGGGGGACTCGTGGGAGGCGCGAGCCAGAAGATCGATTCGTATGCGGGACTTTTCTAA
- the secG gene encoding preprotein translocase subunit SecG yields the protein MLNGVILTLFVFVSLFLVLLVMIQTGKGGGLLGGGSSQSVFGSSTADVLTKATRVTAILFIILSLLLSFLFAKKEDKLMPETTPVLTPAPEETKSETTTPTTTPAPATPAPTTNP from the coding sequence ATGTTAAACGGAGTCATTCTAACCCTTTTTGTTTTTGTTTCTCTCTTTCTGGTACTGCTCGTTATGATTCAGACCGGCAAGGGCGGAGGACTTTTAGGAGGAGGCTCCAGCCAATCCGTTTTCGGTTCTTCCACTGCGGACGTTCTGACCAAGGCCACCCGAGTAACGGCGATTCTATTTATCATTCTTTCTCTTCTTCTTTCCTTTCTGTTCGCGAAAAAAGAAGATAAGCTGATGCCGGAAACGACTCCCGTGTTGACTCCGGCTCCCGAGGAGACTAAAAGTGAAACTACAACACCGACTACGACTCCCGCTCCTGCAACCCCTGCTCCGACAACCAATCCTTAA
- the lenA gene encoding endostatin-like outer membrane lipoprotein LenA — protein MLFTLLLFAFLPTSLSAQSKEDDSHKNKSSDTASLLNRRILRVYEDLGIARELLKLEKMDSVPNGTYVTFLGTYPNRKGIKVVKHSIQEGKNGIEKAESKSITLEFTGTTLSKVITEVKAENSDGSDTTVIRLTDETPLDQNVDDILLQADRNGKEVRYPIQLLPDEGINRERSNFKQEFYLKLLEDFLIQLMRLQEMQSQESAKNKKKLLQTFKDSLQY, from the coding sequence ATTCTTTTCACTCTTCTCCTATTCGCATTTTTACCTACTTCACTTTCCGCACAAAGTAAGGAAGACGATTCTCATAAGAATAAGTCGTCGGACACCGCTTCCCTATTAAACCGAAGAATTCTCAGAGTGTATGAGGATCTCGGAATCGCACGAGAACTTTTGAAGTTGGAAAAGATGGATTCGGTTCCCAACGGAACGTATGTTACGTTCCTCGGAACCTATCCGAATCGAAAGGGAATCAAAGTGGTGAAACATTCCATCCAGGAAGGAAAGAACGGAATCGAAAAGGCGGAGAGCAAATCCATAACGCTCGAGTTCACAGGAACCACTCTTTCCAAGGTTATCACCGAGGTCAAAGCGGAGAATTCCGACGGTTCCGACACGACCGTGATCCGTTTGACGGACGAAACCCCTCTCGATCAAAACGTGGACGATATTCTTCTGCAAGCGGATCGCAACGGAAAAGAAGTCCGTTATCCGATTCAGCTGCTCCCCGACGAAGGAATCAACCGAGAGAGATCCAACTTTAAGCAAGAATTTTACTTAAAACTTCTGGAGGATTTTCTGATTCAGCTGATGAGACTTCAGGAAATGCAGAGCCAGGAATCCGCAAAAAATAAAAAAAAGTTACTGCAAACTTTTAAAGATTCTCTACAATATTGA
- a CDS encoding LIC_12097 family sensor histidine kinase, with the protein MSSLQENLLERAGELQSILDGITEPLVLIDPGFRIRRVNRSTLEFSGQPSFSSIIGKKCYEVLYNRGDVCPYCPMKDMQNGEENFNQYFEYPRSDVNREIFHSVKGQKETLYLDFYPIEKDGTIGSVLEKVSNITRIKEKEEENLRIRNLASLGIFISGVAHELNNPLTGMSLTLQSLLNNLTSIDPEFFRKRLDMMKEDLTRAAMIVSDIISFAKPDRLVTTAADIYETIQKAKENVVWVYPVLSKNITWEILCEPGTTFQFNPVKMERLFINLFKNSLQAFDYGEGKIRVEVRKTRNMVHIIVEDNAGGIPDNLIDKIFSPFFTKNKTGIGTGLGLSICHSIVREHSGELSVKSFERKTRFRVSLPFTQNHGYSS; encoded by the coding sequence ATGTCCTCGTTGCAGGAAAATCTCTTAGAAAGAGCCGGTGAATTACAATCCATCTTGGATGGGATTACCGAGCCGTTGGTATTGATCGATCCGGGATTTCGTATCCGGAGGGTCAACCGATCCACGCTCGAATTTTCCGGTCAACCGTCCTTTTCCTCCATTATAGGGAAGAAGTGCTACGAAGTCCTCTACAACCGAGGAGACGTTTGTCCGTATTGTCCGATGAAGGACATGCAAAACGGCGAAGAAAACTTCAATCAATACTTCGAATATCCCCGCTCCGACGTGAACCGCGAAATCTTTCATTCCGTGAAAGGCCAAAAGGAAACCCTTTACTTGGATTTTTATCCGATCGAAAAGGACGGAACGATCGGTTCCGTTCTCGAAAAGGTAAGCAATATCACCCGAATCAAGGAAAAAGAAGAGGAGAATCTTCGGATTCGCAACCTCGCTTCTCTCGGGATATTTATTTCCGGAGTGGCTCACGAACTCAACAACCCTCTGACCGGAATGAGTCTAACGTTGCAAAGTCTTTTGAACAATCTCACTTCCATCGATCCGGAATTTTTCCGCAAACGTCTGGATATGATGAAAGAGGATCTAACGCGCGCGGCTATGATCGTCTCGGACATCATCAGTTTCGCAAAACCGGACCGCCTTGTAACCACTGCCGCGGACATCTACGAAACGATCCAAAAAGCGAAGGAGAACGTCGTCTGGGTTTATCCCGTTCTTTCCAAGAACATCACTTGGGAAATTCTCTGCGAACCGGGAACCACTTTTCAGTTCAATCCGGTCAAGATGGAACGTCTTTTTATCAATCTATTTAAGAATTCTTTGCAGGCCTTCGACTACGGAGAAGGAAAGATCCGCGTGGAAGTTCGTAAAACCAGAAACATGGTGCATATCATCGTGGAAGACAACGCCGGAGGAATTCCGGACAATCTCATCGACAAGATATTCTCCCCTTTCTTTACGAAGAATAAAACCGGAATCGGAACCGGGCTCGGTCTTTCCATCTGTCACTCGATCGTGCGCGAACACAGCGGAGAATTGTCGGTTAAATCCTTCGAAAGAAAAACAAGATTCAGAGTTTCCCTACCCTTCACACAAAACCACGGGTATTCTTCCTAA
- a CDS encoding response regulator transcription factor, whose product MYNILIVEDIHSIREAIKDLLTGKYNIFDAENYDEAIRVLKSEEIHLVITDIRMPGKTGLDLIKTIQHEFPQVLYTLMTAYNINDYINFAYKHGIWNIIPKYSFLDIKLISVMVHKLLTKDIFGVEKYFGPEFTIQESGAEDKDFSVPQPDSIVYKRIYSDEQRNFLCNRIAKFLVEKGAPNAINQILEELTSNAMIRAPRDSKGNYKYQYELPSRDLVIPLENIQLAESDFFEIGYGIAENTFIIVIRDHFGSLDKKEILKRLDRHITVDEATGFPPGLADSHGRGLYICREISDQLIFNIEKEKRTEIIALLDKQGNKSYKSLSIYEV is encoded by the coding sequence ATGTACAATATTCTAATCGTCGAGGACATACATTCGATCCGGGAAGCGATCAAGGATCTTCTCACCGGAAAATACAATATCTTCGACGCCGAAAACTACGACGAAGCGATTCGAGTTTTAAAAAGCGAAGAGATTCATCTCGTCATCACGGACATTCGGATGCCCGGGAAAACCGGACTCGATCTGATCAAAACGATCCAACACGAATTTCCTCAGGTCCTTTATACTTTGATGACCGCGTATAACATCAACGACTACATCAACTTCGCTTATAAACACGGCATCTGGAACATCATTCCCAAATATTCCTTTTTGGACATCAAGTTGATCTCCGTGATGGTCCACAAGTTATTGACTAAGGATATCTTCGGTGTTGAAAAATATTTCGGACCGGAATTTACGATCCAGGAATCGGGCGCGGAGGATAAGGATTTTTCGGTTCCTCAACCGGACAGCATCGTCTATAAAAGAATTTATTCGGACGAACAGAGAAACTTTCTCTGCAATCGGATCGCTAAGTTTCTCGTCGAGAAAGGAGCGCCTAACGCGATCAATCAGATTCTCGAGGAACTTACCTCCAACGCGATGATCCGCGCGCCTCGCGATTCCAAAGGAAATTACAAATACCAATACGAACTTCCTTCCCGAGACTTGGTGATTCCTCTGGAGAATATTCAACTCGCGGAATCCGACTTCTTCGAAATCGGTTACGGGATCGCCGAGAACACGTTCATCATCGTGATCCGGGATCATTTCGGTTCCTTGGATAAAAAGGAAATTCTAAAACGTTTGGATCGTCATATCACGGTGGACGAAGCGACCGGTTTTCCTCCAGGGCTTGCGGACTCGCACGGCCGTGGTCTTTATATCTGCAGGGAAATTTCGGATCAGTTGATCTTCAACATCGAAAAGGAAAAAAGAACCGAGATCATCGCCCTACTCGACAAACAAGGTAACAAAAGTTATAAATCTCTTTCGATCTACGAAGTCTAA
- a CDS encoding nicotinamide-nucleotide amidohydrolase family protein, producing MSIAPKIIVLSTGSELTSGRSQDTNSSWIANELFGLGFSVSKFVVLPDDPVALQVEISKLANESTKEQPVLLVMTGGLGPTEDDYTLEVACKLKGVSSTESPVARQRIEAFYRLRGRNFQEAMQTAIRQVSVPEGSIILGNTVGIAPGFIITLGQSAYLCCMPGVPGEMTEMFRDELTPWISKTFSATELHSGFRFVWWMSESLFQKEFISKEESVTSGKVVWGVAAKRGYIRVSFQSSDRSLVDSLLQKIDQVYGAKSTPDVFEELPKILLEKKLTVGTAESCTGGLIAKTLTDRAGSSAYFYGSVVSYDNSVKAGLLGVKQNTLDEFGAVSKETAKEMAEGALVALKTDLTVSVTGIAGPGGGTPQKKVGLVYFGVAQKNGETEIHEHYFPFPRASFREYAAFTGIYLLYNLLKEKK from the coding sequence ATGTCGATCGCTCCGAAAATCATCGTTTTATCGACGGGTTCCGAACTGACTTCGGGGAGAAGTCAGGATACGAATTCGTCCTGGATCGCAAACGAACTTTTCGGATTGGGATTCTCCGTATCCAAGTTCGTGGTTTTACCGGACGATCCCGTCGCGCTTCAAGTCGAAATTTCAAAACTCGCAAACGAATCCACAAAGGAACAACCCGTTCTTCTTGTGATGACGGGCGGACTCGGACCTACGGAAGACGATTATACTTTGGAAGTCGCGTGTAAACTCAAAGGCGTTTCATCGACGGAAAGCCCGGTCGCAAGACAAAGGATCGAGGCCTTTTATCGACTTCGAGGAAGAAATTTTCAAGAAGCGATGCAAACCGCGATCCGTCAGGTTTCCGTTCCCGAAGGTTCGATCATTCTGGGCAACACTGTGGGAATCGCACCCGGTTTTATCATAACGTTAGGCCAAAGCGCATATCTTTGTTGTATGCCCGGGGTTCCCGGAGAAATGACGGAGATGTTCCGAGACGAACTTACGCCTTGGATCTCCAAAACATTTTCTGCGACGGAATTACATTCCGGATTTCGTTTCGTCTGGTGGATGAGCGAATCCCTTTTTCAGAAAGAATTTATTTCAAAGGAAGAATCCGTCACAAGCGGAAAAGTAGTCTGGGGCGTGGCGGCAAAACGGGGATATATCCGAGTGAGTTTTCAATCCTCCGATCGGTCCTTGGTGGATTCTCTTTTACAAAAGATCGATCAAGTCTACGGAGCCAAATCGACGCCGGACGTTTTCGAAGAACTTCCTAAAATTCTCTTAGAAAAAAAACTTACCGTAGGAACCGCCGAAAGTTGTACAGGCGGATTGATCGCAAAAACGTTGACCGATCGCGCAGGATCGTCCGCTTATTTTTACGGAAGTGTGGTTTCCTACGATAACAGCGTTAAGGCGGGGCTGCTCGGAGTCAAACAGAACACGTTAGACGAGTTTGGGGCCGTCAGCAAAGAAACCGCAAAGGAGATGGCGGAAGGGGCCCTAGTCGCTTTAAAAACGGATCTGACCGTAAGCGTTACCGGAATCGCCGGGCCGGGAGGAGGAACTCCCCAAAAGAAAGTAGGCCTGGTTTATTTCGGGGTCGCGCAGAAAAACGGGGAAACCGAAATTCACGAACACTACTTTCCGTTTCCGAGGGCTTCGTTTCGGGAATACGCCGCGTTCACGGGAATTTATCTTTTATACAATCTTCTGAAGGAAAAAAAATGA